CCCGGGCCGAAGACGTCACCGATTTTGGCCCGGAACTGGCCAAGCTGGTAGCGGACATGGAGGAAACCATGGAGGACGTCGACGGCGCCGGCCTGGCCGCGCCGCAGGTGGGCGTCAGCCTGCGGGTCTTCACCTACCGTGTGGGCGGCCAGTCGGGCCACGTGGTCAATCCCGTCCTGGAACTGAGCGAAGACCGGCAGGAAGAGCAGCTGGAGGGCTGCCTGTCCATTCCCGGCCTCGGCTACCGGGCACCGCGCTTCCGCTGGGCTCGCGTCACCGGAGTAGACCTGCACGGCAACCCGATCAGCATCGAGGGCGAAGGGTTGCTTGCCCGCTGCTTCCAGCACGAAACCGACCATCTGAACGGCTCCCTGTACATTGACCGGCTCGAGGGCGAGGACCGCAAGGAAGCACTGCGTGCCATCCGCCAGCGTGAATACGACGCCGTGGCCGCACGCACCGTCAGCGAGCGTGCGCAGAGCGTCGGGTCCTCCTTCGGCGGGGGTTCGGTTGGTGCTGGCTCCTTTGGCGGCGGGTCCTTCGGGTCCGGCGCCAAGGCAGGGGCCTAGTCCGCGTGGCGCTTCGAGTTCTTTTCGCCGGCACCCCGTCGGTGGCCGTGCCGTCCCTGGATGCCCTCGTGGAGGCCGGGTTCGACGTTGTTGGCGTCCTGACCCGGCCCGACGCACCGCTGGGCCGCAAGAAGGTCCTGACCCCGTCGCCGGTGGCCGCCCGTGCCCAGGAGCTGGGCCTGCCGGTGATCCGCGCATCCAAGGTGGACGATGAAGCCATTGCCGCCATCGCCGCCCTGGAGCCCGACGTCGCAGCCATTGTTGCTTACGGCGCCCTGGTTCCGGCCCGGGCCCTGACCGTGCCGCGGCACGGCTGGATCAACCTGCACTTTTCCCTGCTGCCGGCCTGGCGCGGAGCCGCTCCCGTGCAGCACGCCGTGATTGCCGGAGACGATGTCACCGGTGCCTCCACCTTCCTGCTGGAAACCGGTCTGGACACCGGCCCGGTGTACGGCACCATGACCGAAACCGTCCGGCCGGAGGACACCAGCGGAGACCTGCTGGAACGGCTCTCGCACTCCGGTGCGGTGCTCCTGGCCCAGACCCTCAGCGCCGTGGACGCCGGTGCCGCCGTCGCCGTCCCGCAGCAGGGTGACATCACCCTGGCTCCCAAGCTGACCATCGACGATGCCCGCGTGGACTGGCAGCAGCCCGCCCTGGCTATCCGCCGAAGGATCAACGGCGTCACCCCCGAACCCGGCGCCTGGACCGGCTGGGACGGCGCCCGGTTCAAGATCGGCGCCGCAGCCCTGCGCCCCGACGTCACAGACCTGCTCCCCGGCCAGGTCCGATTCAGCGGCGGCGGCAGCGCTGCCGCCCTGGTGGGCACCGGATCGCACGCCCTGGAACTGCTGCGGGTACAGCCTGCGGGCAAGAAAATGATGCCGGGGGCCGACTGGGCCCGCGGCCTCGCCAACCGTGAGGACGTGGTCTTCGAATGACCTCCCAGAATTCCCGTAACGAAAAGGGCCACGAACGCCGCCGCGCCGCTGTGAAGACCCGCACCGCCGCAGCACCCGGCCAGCGCACCCGTGCTGCCGATCCCGCCCGGCTGGTGGCCTTCGAGGTGCTCCGCGCGGTTTCCGGTGAGGACGCCTACGCCAACCTGGTGCTGCCCAAGAGCATCCGCAAGCACCGCCTGGACAAGCGCGACGCCGGGTTCGCCACTGAGCTGGCCTACGGCGCGCTGCGCGGCCAGGGCACCTACGACGCCATCCTGGCCAAGTGCGTGGACCGGCCGCTGGAACGCCTGGATCCCGCAGTGCTTGATGCCCTGCGGATCGGCGTCCACCAGCTGCTCGCGATGCGGGTGCCGGCCCATGCTGCCCTGGACCAGACCGTGGGCCTGGCCCGCGCCGTCATCGGCGCCGGACCTTCCGCCCTGATCAATGCCGTGCTGCGCAAGGTTTCGGCCCGCAGCATGGAGGACTGGGTCCAGCTGCTCACCGAAGGTGAACCGGACGCCGTGAAGCGCTCCGCCATTGAACACAGCCACCCGGAATGGATTGTCCGCGCCCTGCGCCAGTCCCTGGTGGCGCACGGGCGCAGCGTGGACGAAATCACTGACCTGCTGCGTGCCGACAACGACGCGCCCGTAGTGAACCTGGTGGCCCTGCCCGGCCTCGGAGATCTGGACGAAGCCCGGAAAGCCGGCGCCGTGGACGGGGAACTCGTAAAGGATTCCGCGCTCTTCTCCGCCGGCGACGTCGGGCGCCTGGACTCTGTGCGCGCCGGCACCACGCGGGTGCAGGACGCCGGCTCCCAGCTGGTGGCCCGGGCCCTGGCCGAACTGAAACTCGACGGTTCCTCCATCGATGAGGACGGCGTGGAGAAGTGGCTGGACATGTGTGCCGGCCCCGGCGGCAAAGCCGCGCTGCTCGCGGCCCTGGCCCACGAACAGGGCGCCGTCCTGCTGGCCAACGAACCGGCCCCGCACCGTGCCCAGCTGGTTCGGCAAGCCCTGGAAGCCGTACCGGGGGAGACCTGGAACGTACGCACCGGGGACGGCCGCACCATTGCCGAGGACTACCCCGAAACCTTTGACCGGATCCTGGTAGACGCTCCCTGCACCGGACTGGGCGCCCTGCGCCGCCGGCCCGAGTCGCGCTGGCGCCGCCAGCCCGGCGACGTCGGCGAACTGGGCATCCTGCAGCGCGAACTGCTGACCACCGCCGTCGACGCCGTGAAGCCCGGCGGTGTGGTGGCCTACGTGACCTGCTCCCCGCACCCGGCCGAAACCACCGCCGTCGTCTCCGACGTGATGCGCAAGCGCAACGACCTCGAACTGCTCGACGCCGGTGCCGCCCTGGATGCGGTCAGCCTGCCCGGTGCGCTGGAGGCCGGACATGAGTCCACCGCCCAGCTGTGGCCGCACATCCATGCGACCGACGCCATGTTCCTGGCGCTCATCCGCCGCAAGATCTAGCCAGCCGCCGCAAGATCCAACCAGTCCTAGCCAGGGAGACACACGTGAGCAAGTGCTGCATCAACCCGAGCATCCTCTCGGCCGATTTCGTCAATCTTGAAGCCGAGCTGGAGCGGATCAGCGCTGCCGACGCCGTCCACGTGGACGTGATGGACAACCACTTCGTACCGAACCTGACCATCGGTCTGCCCGTGGTGGAGCGGATCCAGCAGGTGTCCAAGCTGCCGCTGGATGCTCACCTGATGATTTCCGACGTCGACCGCTGGGCACCGCTGTATGCGGAGGCGGGTCTGGCCTCGGTCACGTTCCATGTGGAGGCCTCGACGGCGCCCATCAAGCTGGCACGCGACCTGCGGGACCGCGGTGCCAAGGCCGGGATGGCGCTGCGCCCGGCCACCCCGGTGGAACCGTACCTGGACATGCTGCCCGAACTGGACATGTTGCTGATCATGACGGTGGAGCCGGGCTTCGGCGGGCAGAAGTTCTTGGACGTCACCCTGCCCAAGATCCGCCGTGCCGCTGACGCGGTGCGCGGGTCCGGCCTGCCGCTGGCCATCCAGGTGGACGGGGGAATCTCTGCGGAAACCATCGAGCGGGCCGCCGAGGCCGGTGCGAATGTCTTTGTGGCCGGGTCCGCCGTCTACGGATCAGGTGATCCTAATGACGCTATCCGTAAACTGCGCGCTTCGGCCGAAGCAGCTGTGCAAGAATAGTTCCTAACAAAACGTGCTCCGGGGTCGGTGTAATTCCGAACCGGCGGTTATAGTCCGCGACCCGCACTGCTGAACCGAGTTTCTCGGGGAAGCGGTTCGGTTGAATCGGTGAAATTCCGATACCGACAGTTAAAGTCTGGATGGGAGAAGCACGTGCAGTTTGTTGTTCCGCCGGCTTTGCCGACCCTGAAAAGGGGACCCGTTTCGGGATCCCCGCGCAAGGGTCCGTTCCGGGCCCCACTGAGCGGGTCCGGCGCGGATTTTGGCCACATTCGGGTTGTCCTGCCGGCGACGCACCCACTGCCGTACGCCTGTCGTACCCTCCGGAGCAGCAGCTTAGGGATAAAGGACGACATGGATTTTCTGCGGTGGCTCTTTGACGCACAGATACCGGTGGGCTCAAGCTCGCTGCTGGTGCGCGAACTTCTCGGCAACATTTTCGGACTGCTCAGCGCCCTCGGCGGCATGCGGCGCAAGGTCTGGGCCTGGCCGGTGGGCATCGTAGGCAACCTGCTCCTGCTGACAGTGTTCCTGGGCTCCATCTTCGGCGACGCCGACACCGCCACGCTGCTGGGCCAGGCCGGCCGGCAGATCATGTTCGTTGCTGTCTCGATCTATGGCTGGCGGCGCTGGCAGCAGAGCAAAACCAACGGCGACGCCGCCGTGACCCCGCAGTGGGCCTCCGGCCGGGAGCGGATCGGGCTGGTGGTCATCATGTTGCTCGGCACCGTGGCCCTCACTCCGGTCTTCGCCCGCCTGGGCTCCTACGAACCGGTCTGGGCCGATGCCTGGACCTTCGTCGGCTCACTGCTGGCCACTTACGGCATGGCGAAGGGCTGGGTGGAGTTCTGGCTGATCTGGGTGGCTGTGGACATTGTGGGTGTGCCGTTGCTCTTCAGCGCCGGTTACTACGCCACCGCCTTTATGTACCTCTTCTACGGCGGCTTTACCCTGGCCGGCTTCTTTGTATGGTGGAAGGCTAAAAAGAACGAAAAGCCCCAGGTGGAAGTCCTCATGCCTGATCCCCGGACACGCTGACCATGCGCCCCGAAGACTTCACTGCGGGCGAAGTTGCCGCCATGGATGAAGCTTTGGACCTGGCGGCGCGCGGCGTCCGCGGCGCCAATCCACTGGTGGGGGCCGTGATTCTCGACGCCGACGGTGCCACCCTGGCGACCGGTTACCACCGCGGGGCCGGAACTCCGCACGCCGAAGCCGATGCCCTGGCCAACGCCCGCGCAGCACGCGCAGACGTCACCGGCGCCACCATGGTGGTGACCCTGGAACCCTGCAACCACACCGGCCGCACGGGGCCCTGCTCGCAGGCAATCATCGACGCCGGCCCGCGCCGGGTGGTGTTCGCCGCACCGGATACCAGTGATGCCGCGGCTGGGGGAGCGGAGGCCCTGCGCGCGGCCGGTATCGAGGTGGCCTCCGGACTGGGTGCCGGTGCTGCCACGGAGTTGAACGAGCGCTGGATTGCGGCTGTGGCGGAGCGCCGGCCGTTCGTCACGGTCAAGATCGCCCAAAGCCTGGACGGACGGATTGCCGCAGCGGACGGCACCAGCCAGTGGATCACCGGCCCGGAGGCCCGGCGAGACGGTCACGCACTGCGCTCCCGGGTGGACGCCGTCCTGGCCGGCACAGGCACGGTCCTGGCCGATAACCCCCGGCTGACTGCCCGCATCCCGGACGGCACCCCGAACGGCACCGCAAACGGCACCGCAAACGACACAGACGCGCAGCGGCAGCCGCTGCGCGTCGTCGTCGGCCGCCGTCCGATCCCCGAAAACGCGGCGGTCCGCGGGACCGACGGGCGGTTCCTCCAGCTGGCCCTCCACGATCCCGCGGAGGTAGCCGCGGACCTGTACGGGCGCGGGGTGCGGCACCTGCTGGTGGAAGGCGGCGCCATCCTGGCCAGCGCGTTCCTGCGTGCCGGCCTGGTGGATGAACTGGTGGTCTACACCGCACCGCTGCTGCTGGGCGCGGGCACGGATTCGCTGCAGGGTATCGGTGTGCAGACGCTCGGCCAGGCGCCGCGCTGGCGCTGGGACTCCGCTGCCGGCGGTGCCGTAGCGCACCTTGGCAGGGACCTCCGGCTCCGGCTGCAGCCTGCTACGGCCATTTCCGAAGAATCGGAGGACGCATAAATGTTTACCGGCATAGTTGCTGAACAGGGCAGCGTGGTTTCCCTGGCACAGAATCCCGACGGCGACGGCGCGGTCCTGGTGATCACCGCGCCCAAGACGGGTGCCGGGCTGGGATTGGGCGGCTCGATTGCCGTCGACGGCGTCTGCCTCACGGCCACCGAAATCCGCGGCGGCGCGATCAGCGTGGACGTGATGGGCGAAACCCTGAAGCGCACCACCGTTGGTGATCTGGAACCCGGCGCGAAGGTGAACCTGGAACGCTGCGTTCCCGCCGGCGGCCGGCTGGACGGGCACGTGGTGCAGGGGCACGTGGACGGTGTGGGCCGGCTGCTCGAGCGGGAACATTTGGGCAGCTGGGACCGGCTGCGCTTCGCGGTGCCGGCCGGGCTCGCGAAGTACATCGCGGAGAAAGGTTCCATTGCCGTGGATGGGGTGTCCCTCACCGTTACTGCCGTCAGCGGCGCCGACGCGGAACAGCACTGGTTCGAGGTAGGGCTGATTCCGACCACGCTGGCCGAAACCGGATTGGGTGCCCTGTCCGTGGGCAGCAGGGTGAACCTGGAAGTGGACGTGCTGGCCAAATACGCCGAGCGGCTGCTGGCCTTCGCCAATCCCCGGCCTCCAGCGCATTCTGCCGCCGAGCCGGCATCGGGGGACGCTGCGTCCGGCGATGCTGTGTCCGGTGATGCTGTGTCCGGTGATGCTGCGAAGGAGGGCTAAGTGGGCGCCGCTGACACTGACATTGTCCTGAACCCTGTGACGGAGGCGGTGGAGGCGATCGCTGCCGGGCGCGCCGTCGTCGTGGTGGACGACGCCGACCGTGAGAACGAGGGCGATATTGTTTTTGCCGCCCAGCACGCCACCCCCGAACTGACGGGGTGGACCGTCCGGTACAGTTCCGGCGTGCTCTGTGTGCCGCTGCCCGGCAGTTATGCGGACCGGCTCGAGCTGCCGCCCATGACGGACGTCAA
This Arthrobacter sp. zg-Y20 DNA region includes the following protein-coding sequences:
- the pnuC gene encoding nicotinamide riboside transporter PnuC, translating into MDFLRWLFDAQIPVGSSSLLVRELLGNIFGLLSALGGMRRKVWAWPVGIVGNLLLLTVFLGSIFGDADTATLLGQAGRQIMFVAVSIYGWRRWQQSKTNGDAAVTPQWASGRERIGLVVIMLLGTVALTPVFARLGSYEPVWADAWTFVGSLLATYGMAKGWVEFWLIWVAVDIVGVPLLFSAGYYATAFMYLFYGGFTLAGFFVWWKAKKNEKPQVEVLMPDPRTR
- the def gene encoding peptide deformylase; amino-acid sequence: MAILTIRTLGDPVLRTRAEDVTDFGPELAKLVADMEETMEDVDGAGLAAPQVGVSLRVFTYRVGGQSGHVVNPVLELSEDRQEEQLEGCLSIPGLGYRAPRFRWARVTGVDLHGNPISIEGEGLLARCFQHETDHLNGSLYIDRLEGEDRKEALRAIRQREYDAVAARTVSERAQSVGSSFGGGSVGAGSFGGGSFGSGAKAGA
- the ribD gene encoding bifunctional diaminohydroxyphosphoribosylaminopyrimidine deaminase/5-amino-6-(5-phosphoribosylamino)uracil reductase RibD, giving the protein MRPEDFTAGEVAAMDEALDLAARGVRGANPLVGAVILDADGATLATGYHRGAGTPHAEADALANARAARADVTGATMVVTLEPCNHTGRTGPCSQAIIDAGPRRVVFAAPDTSDAAAGGAEALRAAGIEVASGLGAGAATELNERWIAAVAERRPFVTVKIAQSLDGRIAAADGTSQWITGPEARRDGHALRSRVDAVLAGTGTVLADNPRLTARIPDGTPNGTANGTANDTDAQRQPLRVVVGRRPIPENAAVRGTDGRFLQLALHDPAEVAADLYGRGVRHLLVEGGAILASAFLRAGLVDELVVYTAPLLLGAGTDSLQGIGVQTLGQAPRWRWDSAAGGAVAHLGRDLRLRLQPATAISEESEDA
- a CDS encoding riboflavin synthase, whose protein sequence is MFTGIVAEQGSVVSLAQNPDGDGAVLVITAPKTGAGLGLGGSIAVDGVCLTATEIRGGAISVDVMGETLKRTTVGDLEPGAKVNLERCVPAGGRLDGHVVQGHVDGVGRLLEREHLGSWDRLRFAVPAGLAKYIAEKGSIAVDGVSLTVTAVSGADAEQHWFEVGLIPTTLAETGLGALSVGSRVNLEVDVLAKYAERLLAFANPRPPAHSAAEPASGDAASGDAVSGDAVSGDAAKEG
- the rpe gene encoding ribulose-phosphate 3-epimerase translates to MSKCCINPSILSADFVNLEAELERISAADAVHVDVMDNHFVPNLTIGLPVVERIQQVSKLPLDAHLMISDVDRWAPLYAEAGLASVTFHVEASTAPIKLARDLRDRGAKAGMALRPATPVEPYLDMLPELDMLLIMTVEPGFGGQKFLDVTLPKIRRAADAVRGSGLPLAIQVDGGISAETIERAAEAGANVFVAGSAVYGSGDPNDAIRKLRASAEAAVQE
- a CDS encoding transcription antitermination factor NusB; translated protein: MTSQNSRNEKGHERRRAAVKTRTAAAPGQRTRAADPARLVAFEVLRAVSGEDAYANLVLPKSIRKHRLDKRDAGFATELAYGALRGQGTYDAILAKCVDRPLERLDPAVLDALRIGVHQLLAMRVPAHAALDQTVGLARAVIGAGPSALINAVLRKVSARSMEDWVQLLTEGEPDAVKRSAIEHSHPEWIVRALRQSLVAHGRSVDEITDLLRADNDAPVVNLVALPGLGDLDEARKAGAVDGELVKDSALFSAGDVGRLDSVRAGTTRVQDAGSQLVARALAELKLDGSSIDEDGVEKWLDMCAGPGGKAALLAALAHEQGAVLLANEPAPHRAQLVRQALEAVPGETWNVRTGDGRTIAEDYPETFDRILVDAPCTGLGALRRRPESRWRRQPGDVGELGILQRELLTTAVDAVKPGGVVAYVTCSPHPAETTAVVSDVMRKRNDLELLDAGAALDAVSLPGALEAGHESTAQLWPHIHATDAMFLALIRRKI
- the fmt gene encoding methionyl-tRNA formyltransferase, which gives rise to MALRVLFAGTPSVAVPSLDALVEAGFDVVGVLTRPDAPLGRKKVLTPSPVAARAQELGLPVIRASKVDDEAIAAIAALEPDVAAIVAYGALVPARALTVPRHGWINLHFSLLPAWRGAAPVQHAVIAGDDVTGASTFLLETGLDTGPVYGTMTETVRPEDTSGDLLERLSHSGAVLLAQTLSAVDAGAAVAVPQQGDITLAPKLTIDDARVDWQQPALAIRRRINGVTPEPGAWTGWDGARFKIGAAALRPDVTDLLPGQVRFSGGGSAAALVGTGSHALELLRVQPAGKKMMPGADWARGLANREDVVFE